Proteins encoded by one window of Camelus bactrianus isolate YW-2024 breed Bactrian camel chromosome 9, ASM4877302v1, whole genome shotgun sequence:
- the CTCF gene encoding transcriptional repressor CTCF isoform X2, translating to MEGEAVEAIVEESETFIKGKERKTYQRRREGGQEEDACHLPQNQTDGGEVVQDVNSSVQMVMMEQLDPTLLQMKTEVMEGAVAPEAEAAVDDTQIITLQVVNMEEQPINIGELQLVQVPVPVTVPVATTSVEELQGAYENEVSKEGLTESEPMICHTLPLPEGFQVVKVGANGEVETLEQGELPPQEDPSWQKDPDYQPPAKKTKKTKKSKLRYTEEGKDVDVSVYDFEEEQQEGLLSEVNAEKVVGNMKPPKPTKIKKKGVKKTFQCELCSYTCPRRSNLDRHMKSHTDERPHKCHLCGRAFRTVTLLRNHLNTHTGTRPHKCPDCDMAFVTSGELVRHRRYKHTHEKPFKCSMCDYASVEVSKLKRHIRSHTGERPFQCSLCSYASRDTYKLKRHMRTHSGEKPYECYICHARFTQSGTMKMHILQKHTENVAKFHCPHCDTVIARKSDLGVHLRKQHSYIEQGKKCRYCDAVFHERYALIQHQKSHKNEKRFKCDQCDYACRQERHMIMHKRTHTGEKPYACSHCDKTFRQKQLLDMHFKRYHDPNFVPAAFVCSKCGKTFTRRNTMARHADNCAGPDGVEGENGGETKKSKRGRKRKMRSKKEDSSDSENAEPDLDDNEDEEEPAVEIEPEPEPQPVTPAPPPAKKRRGRPPGRTNQPKQTQPIIQVEDQNTGAIENIIVEVKKEPDAEPAEGEEEEAQPAATDAPNGDLTPEMILSMMDR from the exons atggaaggtGAGGCGGTTGAAGCCATTGTGGAAGAGTCTGAAACTTTCattaaaggaaaggagagaaagacttACCAGAGACGCCGGGAAGGGGGCCAGGAAGAGGACGCTTGCCACCTACCCCAGAACCAGACTGATGGGGGTGAGGTGGTCCAGGATGTCAATAGCAGTGTACAGATGGTAATGATGGAACAACTGGATCCTACCCTTCTTCAGATGAAGACTGAAGTAATGGAGGGTGCAGTCGCTCCAGAAGCAGAGGCTGCTGTGGACGATACCCAGATTATAACCTTGCAGGTTGTAAATATGGAGGAACAGCCTATAAACATAGGAGAGCTCCAGCTTGTGCAAGTACCCGTTCCTGTGACTGTACCCGTTGCTACCACTTCAGTAGAAGAACTTCAGGGGGCTTATGAGAATGAAGTGTCTAAAGAGGGCCTTACAGAAAGTGAACCCATGATATGTCACACCTTACCTTTGCCTGAAGGGTTTCAAGTGGTGAAAGTAGGGGCCAATGGAGAGGTGGAGACGCTAGAACAAGGCGAACTTCCGCCTCAGGAAGATCCTAGTTGGCAAAAAGACCCAGACTATCAGCCACCagccaaaaaaacaaagaaaaccaaaaagagcAAACTGCGTTACACAGAGGAGGGCAAAGATGTGGATGTGTCTGTCTACGATTTTGAGGAAGAGCAGCAGGAGGGTCTGCTGTCGGAGGTTAATGCAGAGAAAGTGGTTGGTAACATGAAGCCTCCAAaaccaacaaaaattaaaaagaaag GTGTAAAGAAGACATTCCAGTGTGAGCTTTGCAGTTATACGTGTCCACGGCGTTCAAATTTGGATCGTCACATGAAAAGTCACACTGATGAGAGACCACACAAGTGCCATCTCTGTGGCAGGGCTTTCAGAACAGTCACCCTTCTGAGGAATCACcttaacacacacacag GTACTCGTCCTCACAAGTGCCCAGACTGTGACATGGCCTTTGTGACTAGCGGAGAATTGGTGCGGCATCGTCGTTATAAACACACCCATGAGAAGCCATTTAAGTGTTCTATGTGCGATTACGCCAGTGTAGAA GTCAGCAAATTAAAACGTCACATTCGCTCTCACACTGGAGAGCGTCCTTTCCAGTGCAGCTTGTGCAGTTATGCCAGCAGGGACACATACAAGCTGAAAAGGCACATGAGAACCCATTCAG gGGAAAAACCTTATGAATGTTATATTTGTCATGCACGGTTTACCCAAAGTGGTACCATGAAGATGCACATTTTACAGAAGCACACAGAAAATGTGGCCAAATTTCACTGTCCCCACTGTGACACTGTCATAGCCCGAAAAAGTGATTTGG GTGTCCACTTGCGAAAGCAGCATTCCTATATTGAGCAGGGCAAGAAGTGCCGATACTGCGATGCTGTGTTTCATGAGCGCTATGCCCTCATCCAGCACCAGAAGTCACACAAGAACGAGAAGCGCTTTAAATGTGATCAGTGTGATTACGCTTGCAGACAG GAGAGGCACATGATCATGCACAAGCGCACCCACACCGGCGAGAAGCCTTATGCCTGCAGCCACTGCGACAAGACCTTCCGCCAGAAACAGCTCCTCGACATGCACTTCAAACGCTATCACGACCCCAACTTTGTCCCTGCGGCCTTCGTCTGTTCTAAGTGTGGGAAAACATTTACGCGCCGG aATACCATGGCAAGACATGCTGATAATTGTGCTGGTCCAGATGGTGTAGAAGGGGAAAATGGAGGAGAAACGAAGAAGAGTAAacgtggaagaaaaagaaagatgcgCTCTAAAAAGGAGGACTCTTCCGACAGTG AAAATGCTGAGCCAGACCTGGATGAcaacgaggatgaggaggagccTGCTGTGGAAATTGAACCCGAGCCAGAGCCTCAGCCTGTGACTCCAGCCCCACCACCCGCCAAGAAGCGGAGAGGACGCCCCCCTGGCAGAACCAACCAGCCCAAACAGACCCAGC CCATCATTCAGGTTGAAGACCAGAATACAGGTGCAATTGAGAACATTATAGTTGAAGTCAAAAAAGAGCCAGACGCAGAGCCCgcagagggggaggaagaggaggctcaGCCTGCTGCCACAGATGCCCCCAACGGAGACCTCACACCCGAGATGATCCTCAGTATGATGGACCGGTGA
- the CTCF gene encoding transcriptional repressor CTCF isoform X1 — translation MEGEAVEAIVEESETFIKGKERKTYQRRREGGQEEDACHLPQNQTDGGEVVQDVNSSVQMVMMEQLDPTLLQMKTEVMEGAVAPEAEAAVDDTQIITLQVVNMEEQPINIGELQLVQVPVPVTVPVATTSVEELQGAYENEVSKEGLTESEPMICHTLPLPEGFQVVKVGANGEVETLEQGELPPQEDPSWQKDPDYQPPAKKTKKTKKSKLRYTEEGKDVDVSVYDFEEEQQEGLLSEVNAEKVVGNMKPPKPTKIKKKGVKKTFQCELCSYTCPRRSNLDRHMKSHTDERPHKCHLCGRAFRTVTLLRNHLNTHTGTRPHKCPDCDMAFVTSGELVRHRRYKHTHEKPFKCSMCDYASVEVSKLKRHIRSHTGERPFQCSLCSYASRDTYKLKRHMRTHSGEKPYECYICHARFTQSGTMKMHILQKHTENVAKFHCPHCDTVIARKSDLGVHLRKQHSYIEQGKKCRYCDAVFHERYALIQHQKSHKNEKRFKCDQCDYACRQERHMIMHKRTHTGEKPYACSHCDKTFRQKQLLDMHFKRYHDPNFVPAAFVCSKCGKTFTRRNTMARHADNCAGPDGVEGENGGETKKSKRGRKRKMRSKKEDSSDSENAEPDLDDNEDEEEPAVEIEPEPEPQPVTPAPPPAKKRRGRPPGRTNQPKQTQPTAIIQVEDQNTGAIENIIVEVKKEPDAEPAEGEEEEAQPAATDAPNGDLTPEMILSMMDR, via the exons atggaaggtGAGGCGGTTGAAGCCATTGTGGAAGAGTCTGAAACTTTCattaaaggaaaggagagaaagacttACCAGAGACGCCGGGAAGGGGGCCAGGAAGAGGACGCTTGCCACCTACCCCAGAACCAGACTGATGGGGGTGAGGTGGTCCAGGATGTCAATAGCAGTGTACAGATGGTAATGATGGAACAACTGGATCCTACCCTTCTTCAGATGAAGACTGAAGTAATGGAGGGTGCAGTCGCTCCAGAAGCAGAGGCTGCTGTGGACGATACCCAGATTATAACCTTGCAGGTTGTAAATATGGAGGAACAGCCTATAAACATAGGAGAGCTCCAGCTTGTGCAAGTACCCGTTCCTGTGACTGTACCCGTTGCTACCACTTCAGTAGAAGAACTTCAGGGGGCTTATGAGAATGAAGTGTCTAAAGAGGGCCTTACAGAAAGTGAACCCATGATATGTCACACCTTACCTTTGCCTGAAGGGTTTCAAGTGGTGAAAGTAGGGGCCAATGGAGAGGTGGAGACGCTAGAACAAGGCGAACTTCCGCCTCAGGAAGATCCTAGTTGGCAAAAAGACCCAGACTATCAGCCACCagccaaaaaaacaaagaaaaccaaaaagagcAAACTGCGTTACACAGAGGAGGGCAAAGATGTGGATGTGTCTGTCTACGATTTTGAGGAAGAGCAGCAGGAGGGTCTGCTGTCGGAGGTTAATGCAGAGAAAGTGGTTGGTAACATGAAGCCTCCAAaaccaacaaaaattaaaaagaaag GTGTAAAGAAGACATTCCAGTGTGAGCTTTGCAGTTATACGTGTCCACGGCGTTCAAATTTGGATCGTCACATGAAAAGTCACACTGATGAGAGACCACACAAGTGCCATCTCTGTGGCAGGGCTTTCAGAACAGTCACCCTTCTGAGGAATCACcttaacacacacacag GTACTCGTCCTCACAAGTGCCCAGACTGTGACATGGCCTTTGTGACTAGCGGAGAATTGGTGCGGCATCGTCGTTATAAACACACCCATGAGAAGCCATTTAAGTGTTCTATGTGCGATTACGCCAGTGTAGAA GTCAGCAAATTAAAACGTCACATTCGCTCTCACACTGGAGAGCGTCCTTTCCAGTGCAGCTTGTGCAGTTATGCCAGCAGGGACACATACAAGCTGAAAAGGCACATGAGAACCCATTCAG gGGAAAAACCTTATGAATGTTATATTTGTCATGCACGGTTTACCCAAAGTGGTACCATGAAGATGCACATTTTACAGAAGCACACAGAAAATGTGGCCAAATTTCACTGTCCCCACTGTGACACTGTCATAGCCCGAAAAAGTGATTTGG GTGTCCACTTGCGAAAGCAGCATTCCTATATTGAGCAGGGCAAGAAGTGCCGATACTGCGATGCTGTGTTTCATGAGCGCTATGCCCTCATCCAGCACCAGAAGTCACACAAGAACGAGAAGCGCTTTAAATGTGATCAGTGTGATTACGCTTGCAGACAG GAGAGGCACATGATCATGCACAAGCGCACCCACACCGGCGAGAAGCCTTATGCCTGCAGCCACTGCGACAAGACCTTCCGCCAGAAACAGCTCCTCGACATGCACTTCAAACGCTATCACGACCCCAACTTTGTCCCTGCGGCCTTCGTCTGTTCTAAGTGTGGGAAAACATTTACGCGCCGG aATACCATGGCAAGACATGCTGATAATTGTGCTGGTCCAGATGGTGTAGAAGGGGAAAATGGAGGAGAAACGAAGAAGAGTAAacgtggaagaaaaagaaagatgcgCTCTAAAAAGGAGGACTCTTCCGACAGTG AAAATGCTGAGCCAGACCTGGATGAcaacgaggatgaggaggagccTGCTGTGGAAATTGAACCCGAGCCAGAGCCTCAGCCTGTGACTCCAGCCCCACCACCCGCCAAGAAGCGGAGAGGACGCCCCCCTGGCAGAACCAACCAGCCCAAACAGACCCAGC CAACAGCCATCATTCAGGTTGAAGACCAGAATACAGGTGCAATTGAGAACATTATAGTTGAAGTCAAAAAAGAGCCAGACGCAGAGCCCgcagagggggaggaagaggaggctcaGCCTGCTGCCACAGATGCCCCCAACGGAGACCTCACACCCGAGATGATCCTCAGTATGATGGACCGGTGA